The Mytilus galloprovincialis chromosome 3, xbMytGall1.hap1.1, whole genome shotgun sequence genomic interval ggctctaaagagcctatgtcgctcaccttggtatatgtgcatattaaacaaggaCACATacggattcatgacaaaattgtgttttggtgttggtgatgagtttgtagatcttactttattgaacaatcttgctgcttacaattatctctaacCAGGTTtgtttctatctataatgaaattggccAAGAGATGTCAGTggaaaaaatttatgaaaattgtttaaaatttactataaatgacaataactcctaaggctTTGGTCTCGAGTCgtcttatttgtagctcttactttgctgcacattattgttatttacagtttatctctataataaAATTCAGGATAATAATCAAAAGCTgcataattttcttaaaattaccaaatcagtGGCAGCAGCCCAGCAACAAGTTgcccgattggtctgaaaatttcaggtaaatacatcttgacctaatgaataatcatcagattttctctaaatgctttggtttcagagatatgagccaaaaacagcatttgaCCCCATGTACTACTTTTAGCCATCTTGGTTCATGGAcgaggtcatcggacacattttttaaactagataccctaatgatgattgtgggcaagtttggttaaatttgtcttagtagcCTCAGGGgagaagagttttgtaaaagattacaaaaattttgaaaaaatcgttaaaaattgactttaaagggcaattactcctgaaggggtcaactgagcattttggtcatgttgaacTATTTGTAGAACTTActgtgctgaacattattgctctttacagtttatctctatctttaataatattcaagataataaccaaaaacggcaaaatttccttacaattatcaatttaggggcagcaaccaaacaacgggttctctgattcatctgaaaatttcagagcaggtagatcttgacctgataaacaattttataccatttgctctaaacgctttggtttcagagatataagccaaaatctacattttagccctatgttctttttgtaacaatggtggccatcttggttggttggccgggtcaccggacacattttgttaactagataccacaatgatgattgtaatgaaaaaagctcacttggcctctttgggccaggtgagataAACATGAATAGATTTAGCTTTCTAGTTCTATTGTGAACAAAGAAAAAGGACATACCATTAGAGCATGAAattggcaaaaaaatgaaaaacaaaatctgtttaaaatgcttttaaaaaagtaGGGGGAAAAAGTCAAAGTGCTAAACAGTTAATTTCTCTTACAGTGTACAGCTTTCCGATAATGGAATGTTGGTATTTGCTTCGATGAATGGTGTAATGTTCGCAATGGATACAGGTAATGTATACGATGCTCCATGTAGACATAAATGTATAATTAAGTCTTATTTTCTATTGATACCGGTAGTTTAGTCTTATACCCAATAAAACAGGTATTTTTTATTCTAATCCTAATGAATTATAATATTCGTCCACAAATTGTGATTTACAAAAAACATTTCACGCACATTTTTTCCAAAATGTGTTTGCAGCTTAGTACTTTCttgtagtaaataaactcattataaaaTATACtcttattttacaatatttgatgCCATTTTACATTATAGCTGGTATACCACTCGCTTCAATATCTTTTAATGGTTCGGTTGAGAGATTCAATGGATCATTTCTGCCAGTATCCACCCCTATAATTGTTGGGACACGTGTCTATGTGTTGACGGAGTTCAGACCAGACGAAGATACTCCTGAAAGCAGAATGGTTGCGTATATtaatattgttataaatatatgGAGTAATAAAGTATAAGTgtaaattggaaaaaaatgtaattgaaagGGTTCTACTTTTCGTATGCCTCTTACGCACAAAGAAACCAACagcaataaagaaaacaaaaccatgaaaaaaataaaaacacaatacaatacaatacaaaagaATCCATTCGAAAAggatatataaaaagaattaaatttCAATACTTGCAAAACTCTTGATCTTAGCCGCTAATTGATTCTTGTAATTATTTGTAATAGACaccaatatatatttaaacatctttttgtaaaaaatatcttacaaaaatTGCATATATATTTTGCTTGCTTTGATTGATTAACTTAATTcacttgaaaatatatatttttagccAAACATTCTTGGTATGCGGCGTTTATATGCAGTTGATATTTTCCTACGAATGGTTGATCGGCTTCATACAACAtggtatttcaattttgaaaggGAAGATACCAAAACAAAAAATAGCAGACTGTCGAAAAAATTAAAGGCAAACGAGAAAGACACAACACTGAGGTTTAAACCAAGACAACCAGTTCAAGGTAACCCTCTAATAATGGCTAACATACAAGAGGAAGTTATCTATGTCATTTTACCGCCACCAGAAACTAATGGAGATATGCCGCCAATGTTCTGGGCAATAAAAGACGATGGGGACGACGTTTCACTTTTATATAAACGTACAATATCTGCATCGCGCATGGCAATGTACGAAATAAATGGTTCACTGAAACATAAATCTAAGtctaatataaaaacaaaatctaaattGTTCGACGCAATATCAAGCAAATCAGTTCAAGAAGTGGCAATTCCAATCTGGCTTTTGTCAGAAAGCAAAAGTTCAATCTACAAGGTGAATCCTACAGATGGATCAATCGAACTTACAGTCAATCTAACATCAATGGTAGGAGGCGCAGCGGAAGTGACGTCGGACATGATGGTGTCTCGAAGTGACGATAAGGGCAATGACAATGTTATTTTTGGAATAACGGTTAAGACATCTACTATCGCAAATTATATCATGTCATTGGACTCTAATGGTGAAATGCAATGGAAAGTTCCTACGCCATCAAACGTTGCTGTTATTGGACAGATTGCGGGGATCTCATCTGAAGGCACAAATTCTGATGATATGTTAGTCGCGTTTGGGAACAACAAAGAATCTGGTTCTGTATTTGCAGTTAAATAAGGAAACATAAACACAGCAATATGCAATAATGTGtagtaaaaatatgtttattgatagttaatttattatttgtatttcaaaTCTGTCATCTCAAGTTAAACACTCAGCCAATTGGAAAAAGGTTCACACATCATCAAAATTATCATGGCGTCAGTCGAGTATCTCATATAGGATATAAATGCCAGATACGATTTGTGTTTAATTTCATTTGGGAATGGAACGACTTTTGAAactaaatcaaatcaaataaaaaatggaacTTCTAAgaacgaataaaaaaaaacagaattccaAGGGTATCTTGCATCTGAAAATCCACTTTGTTAATTGAGTTTTAAACcagtttttacaaatatttttttcgaaaagtATTTATCATAAAGTCATTTGCTAAACAATATTAAAATCAAAGTTCATGTTTGATCATTATATACTAGTGACATATTCCACTCGACTATCTTGAATTTACTAACTTTATAAAGTATAATCATAGCAACATCCAAACATAAaactattattaattttcaaaagtAGCAAAAATGATTTTTAACTTGCGTCCTTTCCCATTTGCTATTTTTGCAAATAGATAATAATTTTATGCTTGAATGCGcgtattgttttgattttcttactggtttctttcatttttttacctTAAAAAAGAAACCAGACTCAGTTCCGAAGTTGCAGCCatcttgaaattataaaattgctTATGTCATCATTTCGTTCTGTGTGCATGGTATTATTTGCAACT includes:
- the LOC143067612 gene encoding uncharacterized protein LOC143067612, encoding MLHGLLIFGILVQVTYCAVISSCPAYGCRPSGTFSYLIDIQSKEPAVFWNTTYGAIPDSLGCVGNLNNIVCPYKGPKSNGYVGIGSDNGNQMWYDTVLHDPSLPVMDIEGGIIGTDGHYMVKYEADGTQIKPSKPVDPSLFPLYSVQLSDNGMLVFASMNGVMFAMDTAGIPLASISFNGSVERFNGSFLPVSTPIIVGTRVYVLTEFRPDEDTPESRMPNILGMRRLYAVDIFLRMVDRLHTTWYFNFEREDTKTKNSRLSKKLKANEKDTTLRFKPRQPVQGNPLIMANIQEEVIYVILPPPETNGDMPPMFWAIKDDGDDVSLLYKRTISASRMAMYEINGSLKHKSKSNIKTKSKLFDAISSKSVQEVAIPIWLLSESKSSIYKVNPTDGSIELTVNLTSMVGGAAEVTSDMMVSRSDDKGNDNVIFGITVKTSTIANYIMSLDSNGEMQWKVPTPSNVAVIGQIAGISSEGTNSDDMLVAFGNNKESGSVFAVK